From Mucilaginibacter rubeus, a single genomic window includes:
- a CDS encoding response regulator, protein MATTKPLIVIIDDDFTQSQPLYGFLENEYTADNVHLFQNSSDGVKFIEESLSRKVIVLLDIMFNGQEVGVDVFNAIAKQSALVCFIVMTGNIEQVSKKGLTSLVNGHAWYIVQRDKPAKEILNIVKDAENHINLRVDGALEEWILRHTPDEQQRPFLKSRSGSTYSLLDILQSLRGGDNNGIGQQIANDILVLAVDLLLTDQTKIGGGE, encoded by the coding sequence ATGGCAACCACAAAGCCGCTTATTGTAATTATTGATGACGATTTTACCCAAAGCCAACCATTATACGGCTTTCTGGAAAATGAATACACTGCCGATAATGTGCATTTATTTCAAAATTCCTCGGACGGCGTAAAATTCATTGAAGAGAGCCTTTCACGTAAAGTTATTGTACTGCTTGATATTATGTTTAACGGCCAAGAAGTAGGCGTCGATGTTTTTAATGCTATCGCAAAGCAAAGCGCGCTTGTTTGCTTTATTGTGATGACCGGCAACATCGAGCAAGTGTCCAAAAAAGGCCTTACCAGCCTGGTCAACGGCCATGCATGGTATATCGTTCAGCGCGATAAGCCGGCAAAGGAAATTTTAAATATTGTCAAGGATGCCGAAAATCATATTAATCTTCGCGTCGACGGTGCACTGGAAGAGTGGATACTGCGGCATACTCCTGATGAGCAGCAAAGGCCATTCTTAAAATCGAGAAGCGGAAGCACCTACTCTCTCCTTGACATCTTGCAATCGCTTCGCGGAGGCGACAATAATGGCATTGGCCAGCAGATAGCAAACGATATTTTAGTATTAGCGGTCGATCTTTTGCTTACCGATCAAACCAAAATAGGCGGAGGCGAATAA
- a CDS encoding very short patch repair endonuclease: protein MDIWPPKKRSEVMALVHSKDTKPEIKLRKALFALGYRYRIHDKNLPGRPDIVFPKYRTVIFVHGCFWHRHENCRAATTPKSNLEYWSPKFAANVARDSAHQKSLEAAGWNVIIIWECKLKTNLSSVISDIAEKLK, encoded by the coding sequence ATGGATATTTGGCCACCAAAGAAACGCAGCGAGGTTATGGCTTTGGTCCACTCCAAAGATACCAAGCCAGAGATCAAATTACGCAAAGCCCTATTCGCCCTAGGGTATCGATATCGGATACATGACAAAAACCTGCCTGGCCGTCCGGATATTGTATTTCCCAAATATCGAACGGTAATTTTTGTTCACGGTTGCTTTTGGCATCGACACGAAAATTGTCGGGCAGCTACCACGCCAAAATCAAATCTAGAGTATTGGAGCCCAAAATTTGCAGCAAACGTAGCCCGTGATAGCGCGCACCAGAAAAGCTTAGAAGCGGCGGGATGGAATGTTATTATTATTTGGGAGTGCAAGCTAAAAACGAATTTATCGTCAGTTATATCGGATATTGCCGAGAAGCTTAAATAA
- a CDS encoding RagB/SusD family nutrient uptake outer membrane protein, translating into MKKTLFTICLAGALLSTVSCKKFLTEDSLTKLDESKVYSDVNLIETSLKGVYSNFKNFRTDEQGLITMMGTDETQQGAFQMKSDPQKGGLDRYDLNLNSLLPHLANQWNIRWPVVNESAKIINGLEKLNAKAGTREGNLLGEAYFVRGFVDFELAMYWGEIPIRDISRESTLGFKRQPLKDVWTFIINDFTKASQLCPQTNTAGRATIGAAFAMLGKAYMSAPESTGLRNFDSARLAFEQMMGKYSLVAYKDLWDYTKSNTAESIFEFQFSPVYPNNNKLQFQIGSRAVQAAFGDGCYYSGYDKIVPTVHAYETVANGGIWEDGDLRKDESIRYDFTYYGTTPTLDPILWEDLGTNYDELKPHVKKYEDFRTDKHSDQKINNEWNSGKNIPVLRLGDIKLCYAECLNELGKTNDAVNVVNEVRTRAWGGTLPADKRWTALSQDAFRTAIMDERIRELFAENWRRIDLIRTGKFIEYVKTRNKWAKESGSLQAFQMLYPIPDVEMKLNDQITPEDQNPGYK; encoded by the coding sequence ATGAAAAAGACATTATTTACCATATGCCTTGCAGGCGCATTATTAAGTACTGTTTCCTGCAAAAAATTCCTGACCGAGGATAGCCTGACCAAACTGGATGAGTCGAAGGTATATTCCGACGTAAATTTGATCGAAACCAGCCTGAAAGGGGTGTACTCCAACTTTAAGAACTTCCGTACCGACGAGCAAGGCCTGATCACGATGATGGGTACCGACGAAACTCAGCAGGGCGCTTTTCAAATGAAAAGCGATCCGCAAAAGGGTGGCCTCGACAGGTATGACCTTAACCTTAACTCTTTATTGCCTCACCTGGCCAATCAATGGAATATCCGCTGGCCGGTGGTTAATGAGTCGGCCAAGATCATCAATGGTTTGGAAAAACTGAATGCAAAAGCAGGTACCCGCGAAGGCAATTTGCTGGGCGAGGCTTATTTTGTACGTGGTTTTGTTGACTTTGAACTGGCGATGTACTGGGGTGAGATCCCGATCCGCGATATCAGCAGAGAATCTACGTTGGGCTTTAAACGTCAGCCGCTTAAAGATGTGTGGACATTTATAATCAATGACTTTACTAAAGCCTCTCAACTGTGTCCGCAAACCAACACTGCCGGAAGGGCCACCATTGGTGCAGCTTTTGCCATGCTTGGAAAGGCATATATGTCGGCCCCGGAAAGTACCGGTTTAAGGAATTTTGACAGTGCAAGGCTGGCCTTTGAGCAGATGATGGGCAAATACTCGCTGGTGGCTTACAAGGATTTGTGGGACTATACTAAAAGCAATACGGCTGAGTCGATATTCGAGTTTCAGTTTAGTCCGGTTTACCCTAACAACAATAAACTGCAGTTCCAGATTGGCTCACGTGCAGTACAGGCAGCCTTTGGTGATGGCTGTTACTATTCGGGTTATGATAAGATTGTGCCAACAGTTCATGCTTATGAAACTGTTGCCAACGGCGGTATTTGGGAAGATGGTGACTTGCGCAAAGACGAAAGCATTCGTTATGATTTCACTTATTATGGAACCACGCCTACTTTAGACCCAATCCTGTGGGAAGACCTCGGAACAAATTACGACGAGCTGAAACCTCACGTGAAAAAATATGAGGATTTCCGTACGGATAAGCATTCTGACCAGAAGATCAACAACGAGTGGAACTCAGGAAAGAACATTCCTGTGCTGCGTCTCGGCGATATCAAACTTTGCTACGCGGAATGTTTGAACGAACTCGGAAAAACCAATGATGCCGTTAACGTGGTGAACGAAGTACGTACCCGCGCCTGGGGCGGAACCTTGCCGGCAGATAAACGCTGGACAGCCCTATCGCAGGATGCTTTCAGGACCGCGATCATGGACGAGCGGATCCGCGAGCTTTTTGCAGAAAACTGGCGCCGTATTGACCTTATCCGTACCGGTAAGTTTATCGAATACGTAAAGACACGTAATAAGTGGGCAAAAGAGTCCGGCTCATTACAAGCCTTTCAAATGCTTTACCCAATCCCCGACGTAGAGATGAAGCTAAACGATCAGATCACCCCGGAGGATCAGAATCCTGGTTATAAATAA
- a CDS encoding TonB-dependent receptor, with the protein MRITLVQLTIILTLFGSAFAKTSRAQAALETRVSISESNKSLKSVLRTLESKSHVSFTFVSELINANQKVNLSVSDLKLSEVLDLLLSPINLSYEASGNVIVISNKDIQQNVMTIIRPEIDLSRAPVKGNVVDEKGLPLPGVSVKIKGTQTGTVTDVNGDFSLNVAPGTVLIVSYIGFETQEVTAGAEPVKVKLVSSSSSLNEVVVVGATFKKSDLTGAVASIESKTLEERPVTNVGEALQGRVSGVFVSGGSKPSDDASIRIRGINTINSGSSPIYVVDGLVMENNLGGFKSINLNDVSSVQVLKDASATALYGSRGANGVVIITTKKGKRKAGDGTVTYEGWAGFTNIMRMPSTMNANQLFDLRTDAYANGYLKDNPTANRQDYINNTLLKTNIAFSQQEFDTHNSGQSFNWLDQVKQTGYQQNHSVAFSGGSERGTFYLSMGYAGTKGIIDETKQNKYTGRFNAEYDVKRWLKVGTNTGFTRTDDNIPTDDVYNKALNGNPLLNYNPYKDPATRYNSDYLTVYYRSHGEQNNNDFNPFNSLDITRQQNRNRLVTSNYLNINPIKGLDIRSTFAVDYAQQTFFTFTPNNIQEAIRNYNGDARAKHERWSDLYWQWDNTATYNTTFAGKHHFTGLLGTSTSKRSSNYTLAQGDRFASNDLSYYDLGGAAAVEKSVLGSDFYAYSLFSVIARANYDYDNRYYLTATARRDGSSRFAADKRWGTFPSVSAAWAVTNESFFKGQKVFDLLKLRVGYGVVGNQDIGNYAYQTLYGSRIDNGSALIVNDGRRGNPNITWEKQKQANVGLDMAFFKSRLNVTADAFYINNDNLLLNRSLATTTGYTQEWENIGRINNKGIELSINGQIVQSKDWNWNLGGNISFTRNKVEKLYGGATEIYNLYENVIQREGNIFLGQSLHTIYTYVSGGIAQESNRAEWQGLNYNGKTVGLGDLFAKDVSGPNGVKDGVVDQYDRQVVGKSDPKFFGGFSTDFSYKNFALNAVFVYSVGAKKVSSYYEGLINSYGESMASTDLLNRWTPQNTNTNIPKVIANTSYNRYNPSDLDYSIQNASYLRLSTLTLSYNFSDKLLSQWKVNRLRVYATGSNLFLVTKYKGIDPETGDYGYPPVRSFVLGVNFGF; encoded by the coding sequence ATGAGAATTACGCTTGTACAGTTAACTATAATTCTTACATTATTCGGAAGTGCTTTTGCCAAAACTTCAAGAGCCCAGGCGGCTCTTGAAACCCGTGTTTCGATATCAGAATCAAATAAATCGCTTAAAAGTGTCCTGAGGACGCTGGAAAGCAAAAGTCATGTTTCCTTTACCTTTGTGTCAGAACTGATCAATGCCAATCAAAAGGTTAATTTATCGGTAAGCGACCTTAAATTAAGCGAAGTGCTTGATTTGCTTTTATCGCCAATCAATCTCAGTTATGAGGCTTCGGGTAATGTCATTGTGATCAGCAACAAAGATATTCAGCAAAACGTCATGACTATTATCCGCCCGGAAATAGATTTATCACGGGCACCTGTAAAAGGCAATGTGGTTGATGAAAAAGGCCTGCCGCTTCCGGGTGTATCTGTCAAAATCAAAGGCACCCAAACCGGAACAGTGACCGACGTAAATGGCGACTTTTCTTTAAATGTGGCTCCGGGTACGGTGTTAATAGTAAGTTATATCGGTTTTGAAACCCAGGAAGTTACTGCAGGTGCTGAACCGGTGAAAGTTAAACTGGTATCCAGCAGCAGCAGCCTTAACGAGGTTGTAGTTGTAGGTGCTACGTTTAAAAAATCAGATTTAACCGGTGCGGTAGCCAGTATCGAATCAAAAACACTTGAAGAAAGGCCGGTTACTAACGTAGGTGAAGCTTTGCAGGGCCGCGTTTCGGGTGTTTTTGTAAGCGGAGGTTCAAAGCCGAGCGATGATGCCAGCATCCGTATCCGTGGCATCAATACCATTAACTCCGGCTCAAGCCCGATATATGTGGTTGATGGTTTGGTTATGGAAAACAACCTGGGCGGCTTTAAATCTATTAACCTGAATGATGTTTCATCGGTTCAGGTGCTGAAGGATGCATCTGCTACCGCTTTATACGGTTCAAGAGGTGCCAACGGCGTTGTGATCATCACTACTAAAAAAGGTAAAAGAAAAGCAGGCGACGGCACGGTTACTTATGAAGGCTGGGCTGGTTTTACAAACATCATGCGCATGCCTTCAACCATGAATGCCAATCAGTTATTTGACCTGCGTACCGATGCCTACGCCAATGGTTACCTAAAAGATAATCCGACTGCCAACCGCCAGGACTATATCAACAACACGTTGCTGAAAACCAATATCGCTTTTTCGCAGCAGGAATTTGATACCCATAACAGTGGTCAGAGTTTTAACTGGCTTGATCAGGTAAAACAAACAGGCTATCAGCAAAATCATTCGGTTGCGTTTTCGGGTGGTTCAGAACGTGGTACTTTTTATTTAAGTATGGGTTACGCGGGCACAAAAGGTATTATCGACGAAACCAAACAGAATAAATATACCGGCCGCTTTAATGCCGAATATGATGTTAAACGCTGGTTAAAAGTTGGTACCAATACCGGTTTTACCCGTACTGATGATAATATACCTACCGATGATGTGTATAACAAGGCGCTTAACGGCAACCCGCTTTTAAATTATAATCCTTATAAAGATCCGGCAACCCGTTATAACAGCGATTATCTTACGGTATATTACCGGTCGCACGGAGAACAGAATAATAACGATTTCAACCCTTTCAACTCGCTTGACATCACCCGTCAGCAAAACAGGAACAGGTTGGTAACATCAAATTATCTGAACATTAACCCGATCAAAGGCCTGGATATCCGCTCAACTTTTGCCGTTGATTATGCGCAGCAAACGTTCTTTACGTTTACTCCTAACAATATTCAGGAGGCTATCCGTAATTATAACGGCGACGCGCGTGCAAAACACGAGCGCTGGAGCGATCTTTACTGGCAGTGGGATAACACGGCTACCTACAACACCACCTTTGCCGGAAAGCATCATTTTACCGGCTTGTTAGGTACAAGTACCAGTAAACGCAGCTCGAATTATACCCTTGCCCAGGGCGATCGTTTTGCCAGCAATGATCTTTCATACTATGACCTTGGTGGCGCTGCAGCGGTAGAAAAATCGGTACTTGGATCGGATTTCTATGCCTATTCATTGTTTTCGGTAATTGCCAGGGCTAACTATGATTACGACAACAGGTATTATTTAACAGCTACCGCCCGTCGTGACGGTTCATCAAGGTTTGCTGCTGATAAACGCTGGGGTACATTCCCTTCAGTTTCTGCTGCCTGGGCTGTTACCAATGAAAGCTTTTTTAAAGGTCAGAAGGTTTTTGATCTGTTGAAACTTCGTGTTGGTTACGGTGTGGTAGGTAACCAGGATATTGGTAACTACGCTTACCAAACGCTTTATGGTTCAAGGATTGATAACGGCAGCGCTTTGATCGTAAATGACGGCCGGAGAGGCAACCCGAATATCACCTGGGAAAAGCAGAAACAAGCCAACGTAGGTTTGGATATGGCGTTCTTTAAATCGCGCTTAAACGTAACCGCCGACGCGTTTTACATCAACAACGACAATCTGCTGCTTAACCGTTCATTAGCCACCACAACCGGCTATACGCAGGAGTGGGAAAATATCGGTCGTATCAACAACAAGGGTATAGAGCTATCCATTAACGGTCAAATTGTTCAAAGTAAAGACTGGAACTGGAACCTGGGTGGCAACATTTCCTTCACCAGGAACAAGGTTGAAAAACTATATGGGGGCGCTACAGAGATCTATAACCTGTACGAAAACGTTATCCAGCGTGAAGGCAATATCTTCCTTGGTCAATCGCTGCATACCATTTATACCTATGTTTCGGGTGGTATTGCGCAGGAATCAAATCGTGCCGAATGGCAGGGGCTTAATTACAACGGAAAAACAGTTGGCCTGGGCGACCTGTTTGCCAAAGACGTATCTGGCCCGAACGGTGTAAAAGACGGTGTTGTTGACCAGTATGACCGCCAGGTTGTAGGTAAATCAGATCCTAAATTCTTTGGTGGTTTCTCAACAGATTTTTCTTACAAGAATTTTGCTTTAAACGCGGTATTTGTTTACTCGGTAGGCGCTAAAAAGGTGAGCAGCTACTATGAAGGTTTGATCAACAGTTATGGCGAAAGCATGGCTTCAACAGACCTGCTTAACCGCTGGACGCCTCAGAACACGAACACTAATATCCCGAAAGTGATTGCTAATACCAGCTATAACAGGTACAATCCATCGGATCTGGATTACAGCATACAGAACGCGTCGTACCTGCGCCTTTCAACCTTGACCTTATCTTATAATTTTTCGGATAAGCTGTTAAGCCAGTGGAAGGTAAACCGTCTGCGTGTTTATGCAACCGGTTCAAACCTGTTCCTGGTAACCAAGTACAAAGGCATAGATCCGGAAACCGGAGATTATGGCTATCCGCCGGTTAGAAGCTTTGTTTTAGGCGTCAACTTTGGATTTTAA
- a CDS encoding FecR family protein, with translation MTDYSNFEVEDFLHDDFFIAWVLKKEPDHDAFWAEWLSQYPEKQKTIDEAAAIAGSIRIKPLKVSLSDEKVNAMIAGLQQRISVPEKKKTAIYRTMWVRVAAAICLFATVGVWFYLSNYKKINQGPVIEIVNMLNVSNQSHVAKLIRMSDGSLAVIKPGSSLRYPATFGDTRDVVLTGEAFFEVHKNPHKPFLVHNGNIIVKVLGTSFTVKSIAGKQDVKVVVNTGRVSVYDGAADEKDPDRPKEVILTQNQQVVFSAGKQNNEKQLLPRPLILSQVRALKEFTFDNAPVISVIEKINKAYGVNIEYDREKLEKLTLTTSISEKPLDEKVRIICKALNMECSFKDGRIIIGSPDDKISAGR, from the coding sequence ATGACCGATTATTCGAACTTCGAAGTTGAAGACTTTCTGCATGATGATTTTTTTATTGCCTGGGTTTTGAAAAAAGAACCGGATCATGATGCTTTTTGGGCGGAGTGGCTGAGCCAATACCCGGAAAAACAAAAAACAATTGATGAAGCAGCTGCGATAGCCGGATCAATCAGGATCAAGCCCCTGAAAGTTAGCCTGTCTGACGAGAAGGTAAACGCAATGATTGCCGGTCTGCAGCAAAGGATCAGTGTACCGGAAAAAAAGAAAACCGCTATTTACCGAACAATGTGGGTCAGGGTAGCCGCGGCTATTTGCCTATTTGCTACTGTTGGAGTATGGTTTTATCTGTCAAACTATAAAAAGATAAATCAGGGGCCGGTAATCGAGATCGTCAATATGCTGAATGTCTCCAACCAAAGTCATGTGGCTAAACTGATCCGCATGAGTGATGGGAGCCTGGCGGTTATAAAACCAGGATCGTCATTGCGATATCCCGCTACATTTGGTGATACCAGGGACGTTGTGTTAACCGGCGAAGCTTTTTTTGAAGTACATAAAAATCCCCATAAACCATTTCTTGTCCACAACGGAAATATCATTGTTAAAGTGCTTGGTACCAGCTTTACAGTTAAAAGCATAGCCGGAAAGCAGGACGTTAAGGTAGTAGTAAACACAGGACGTGTTTCCGTATATGATGGTGCCGCGGATGAAAAGGATCCCGATCGGCCTAAAGAAGTTATTCTTACCCAAAACCAGCAGGTGGTTTTCTCGGCCGGTAAGCAGAATAATGAAAAACAATTGCTCCCCCGTCCGCTCATCTTGTCGCAGGTACGGGCCCTTAAAGAATTTACGTTTGATAATGCCCCGGTTATTTCAGTTATAGAGAAGATCAATAAAGCCTACGGCGTAAACATTGAGTACGACCGCGAGAAACTGGAAAAACTTACCCTGACAACCTCAATTTCAGAAAAACCATTGGATGAAAAGGTGAGGATCATTTGTAAAGCATTAAATATGGAATGCAGTTTTAAGGACGGACGGATCATCATAGGTTCGCCGGATGATAAAATTAGCGCCGGCAGATAA
- a CDS encoding RNA polymerase sigma factor translates to MGAIKDFTAAVKETDLWDLFRAGNRDAYTELVSRYAKALFNYGYRFNQDEAFIEDCIQDLFFDLWEGRERINATPAVKGYLFKAMRHRVFREQANWQRNQALDESYDFLVDFSIETRLIAEFDVTLLSTRVQQVLNELPPRHREVLYLRFFEELDFNEIEQIMGINRQSVHNLLQRAYKSFKANWAVFVFVLMLIKTSKLIH, encoded by the coding sequence ATGGGTGCAATAAAGGATTTCACGGCCGCCGTTAAAGAAACAGATCTTTGGGATCTTTTCAGAGCGGGTAACCGGGATGCTTATACCGAGCTGGTGAGCAGGTATGCCAAAGCCCTTTTTAACTATGGTTACCGTTTTAACCAGGATGAAGCTTTTATTGAAGATTGTATACAGGACCTGTTTTTTGATCTTTGGGAGGGACGGGAGCGCATTAACGCCACGCCGGCGGTAAAAGGCTATCTTTTTAAAGCTATGCGCCATCGTGTTTTTCGCGAACAGGCAAACTGGCAACGAAACCAGGCGCTTGACGAATCCTATGATTTCCTGGTTGATTTCAGTATTGAAACCCGGCTGATTGCTGAGTTTGATGTCACATTACTTAGCACACGGGTACAACAGGTACTCAACGAGTTGCCGCCACGCCACAGGGAGGTACTTTATCTTCGCTTTTTTGAAGAACTGGATTTTAACGAGATCGAACAGATCATGGGTATTAACAGGCAATCGGTTCACAACCTGCTGCAACGTGCCTATAAAAGCTTCAAAGCCAACTGGGCGGTGTTTGTTTTTGTATTGATGCTTATAAAAACTTCTAAATTAATTCATTGA
- a CDS encoding TonB-dependent receptor yields the protein MRKLLLWVVLLLSFSARAQHTLHLVVKDDQSKLPLTGVTAYIADLKKGGVSDTSGHIIIKNIPSGKYEIKLSMVGYLPADKTLAFPLKSLDETVEVYLEPMAGELAEVVIQTNRTGRNRSEIPTRIEALPPEELDEKGTMRPGDIKMLLGEITGVHIQATSAVSGLASFRIEGLDSRYTQLLQDGLPTYDGFSGGLGLVQVSPLNLKQVEIIKGSASTLYGGGAIAGLVNLISKTPGKKPELNFLLNQNTAKGTDASGFYSQQWHEVGTTIFGVYNYNGAYDPGSTGFSAIPKTNRFLLNPRIFWKPGSKDSLWFGVNILHEDRKGGDMQVLRGHPDNLHQYFEHNISDRLSSQFSYTHKLDSNSQFNFKNTVGYFNRKLSQPQFNFRGVQVSSYTEANYVRNGKVANWVAGADVWTDHLTPKDGSANLGYSRNTYGLFAQNTFKPAKWFAVESGLRLDGNSPSPATPSNGLFLLPRVNGLFRLNEHWTSRIGGGLGYKMPDIFNDDAEEQGYRYLQPLNIGATKAERSSGANWDVNYKGVVGDAFLQVNQLFFLTRVNDPLILQHNAFINAPGYLLSKGTETNMKLLMDELGIYLGYTYTDVQRHFNGLASAQTLTPKHQLNADMTYEIENSFRAGIEGFYTGAQLLGDGTTGRSYWTFGLLVQKMWKHFDIFINGENLTDQRQSRWGTIYTGPMSSPIFKDIYAPLDGAVINAGIRIKLLN from the coding sequence ATGCGCAAACTACTTTTATGGGTTGTGCTGCTGCTTTCTTTTTCGGCACGCGCACAACATACTTTACACCTGGTTGTGAAAGACGATCAGAGCAAACTACCCTTGACCGGCGTCACGGCCTATATCGCCGATCTTAAAAAAGGTGGTGTTTCCGACACCAGCGGTCATATTATTATCAAGAATATTCCCTCCGGCAAATACGAGATAAAGCTGAGCATGGTGGGATACTTGCCGGCAGATAAGACTTTGGCATTTCCGTTAAAGTCACTTGATGAAACGGTAGAAGTTTACCTGGAACCGATGGCCGGCGAGCTGGCCGAAGTGGTTATACAAACCAACCGCACCGGCCGAAACCGCAGTGAGATACCTACCCGCATTGAAGCCTTGCCTCCCGAAGAGCTTGACGAAAAAGGCACCATGCGCCCCGGCGATATTAAAATGCTGCTGGGGGAAATCACAGGTGTGCATATACAAGCCACTTCGGCGGTGAGCGGCCTTGCCAGTTTCCGTATCGAAGGCCTTGACAGCCGGTACACACAATTACTACAGGACGGTCTGCCAACTTATGATGGTTTTTCGGGCGGACTGGGCCTGGTACAGGTATCGCCACTAAACTTGAAACAGGTCGAGATCATCAAAGGCTCCGCTTCTACCCTATATGGTGGCGGCGCTATAGCTGGCCTGGTAAACCTGATCAGCAAAACTCCGGGCAAAAAGCCGGAGCTTAACTTCCTGCTTAACCAAAACACAGCCAAAGGAACTGATGCAAGCGGATTTTATAGCCAGCAATGGCACGAGGTAGGCACAACCATTTTCGGTGTCTATAATTATAACGGAGCTTATGATCCTGGCAGCACCGGTTTTTCGGCAATCCCTAAAACCAACCGTTTTTTGCTTAACCCCAGGATTTTCTGGAAGCCTGGAAGTAAAGATTCCCTGTGGTTTGGTGTAAATATATTGCACGAGGATCGCAAAGGCGGCGATATGCAGGTTCTTCGTGGCCACCCTGATAACCTGCATCAGTATTTTGAACATAACATCAGCGACCGCTTGTCTTCGCAATTTTCTTACACCCATAAGCTCGATAGCAACAGTCAGTTCAACTTCAAAAATACTGTGGGCTATTTTAACCGCAAGCTCAGTCAGCCTCAATTCAATTTCAGGGGCGTTCAGGTTTCATCTTACACAGAGGCAAATTATGTGCGCAATGGCAAAGTTGCCAATTGGGTAGCCGGAGCGGATGTTTGGACAGATCATTTAACCCCAAAAGATGGCAGCGCCAATCTGGGTTATAGCCGCAATACCTACGGGTTGTTTGCACAAAATACTTTTAAACCGGCAAAATGGTTCGCGGTTGAAAGTGGCTTGCGGCTTGACGGAAACTCCCCCTCACCTGCTACGCCGTCAAACGGTTTGTTTTTATTGCCCCGCGTAAATGGCCTTTTCAGGTTGAACGAACATTGGACCAGCCGTATTGGCGGTGGCCTTGGTTATAAGATGCCCGATATATTTAATGACGATGCCGAAGAACAAGGCTATCGTTATTTGCAGCCCCTGAACATAGGAGCAACCAAAGCCGAGCGCTCGTCAGGGGCAAATTGGGATGTTAATTATAAGGGTGTTGTTGGCGATGCTTTTCTGCAGGTTAATCAATTATTTTTCCTGACCCGGGTAAACGATCCGCTGATCTTGCAGCATAATGCTTTCATCAACGCGCCAGGCTACCTATTAAGCAAAGGCACCGAAACCAATATGAAACTACTCATGGACGAACTGGGTATTTACCTGGGTTATACCTATACAGATGTTCAGCGCCACTTTAACGGCTTGGCATCAGCGCAAACATTAACGCCTAAACACCAGCTGAATGCGGATATGACTTATGAAATTGAGAATAGTTTCCGCGCAGGTATAGAAGGCTTTTACACCGGAGCTCAATTATTGGGCGATGGTACTACCGGCCGCTCCTACTGGACATTCGGACTGCTGGTTCAAAAAATGTGGAAACACTTCGATATATTCATTAACGGAGAAAACCTGACCGATCAGCGGCAAAGCAGATGGGGCACCATCTATACCGGCCCTATGTCGAGCCCGATCTTTAAAGACATTTACGCGCCGCTGGATGGCGCTGTGATAAATGCTGGAATAAGGATCAAACTCCTGAATTGA
- a CDS encoding helix-turn-helix domain-containing protein has translation MKNLYESVLQHPNYHRQFSCNDSLITIFSCPAEARLMKNKFSTLWTQFNYLFYVVEGKKIWHTSEGSYSIEAGNCVFVRKGAFVLEQFFDIGFCLVLFFIPDDFICQTLGKKFNPPVKQSSHRQVIRLNSSDTLAGFFHSMASYFSEAREPAQSLLELKFKELILTIADKPVNAELLSYFCTLVNEPGTAALERIMTDNFRYNLKIEEFAQLSNRSLSAFKRDFHAVFNATPGRWLLERRLFYAKSLLSINSKKAVSDVAFESGFETLAHFSRAFKQRFGVTPSSMARIPTGAEVAPEE, from the coding sequence ATGAAAAATCTGTATGAAAGTGTGCTGCAGCATCCGAATTATCACCGGCAGTTTAGCTGTAATGACTCACTGATCACCATATTTAGTTGCCCGGCAGAAGCGCGTTTGATGAAGAACAAGTTTTCTACACTTTGGACGCAATTCAATTACCTTTTTTATGTGGTGGAGGGTAAAAAGATCTGGCATACATCTGAAGGTTCTTACAGTATTGAGGCCGGCAATTGTGTATTTGTGAGGAAGGGCGCTTTTGTACTGGAGCAATTTTTCGATATCGGCTTTTGCCTGGTGCTGTTTTTTATTCCGGATGATTTTATTTGCCAAACACTTGGTAAAAAATTTAATCCACCTGTTAAGCAATCCAGCCATCGGCAGGTGATCAGGTTAAACTCCTCCGATACGCTGGCCGGGTTCTTTCATTCTATGGCTTCCTATTTCAGCGAAGCAAGGGAGCCCGCGCAATCCTTACTGGAATTAAAATTTAAAGAACTGATTTTAACCATAGCGGATAAGCCCGTTAACGCCGAGTTGTTATCTTATTTCTGTACGCTGGTAAACGAGCCAGGCACGGCGGCCCTGGAACGGATCATGACTGATAATTTTCGTTATAATCTGAAGATAGAAGAATTTGCCCAGCTCAGTAATCGCAGCCTCTCTGCATTTAAACGCGACTTTCATGCTGTTTTTAATGCTACGCCGGGCAGGTGGCTACTGGAAAGGCGTTTGTTTTACGCCAAAAGCCTGTTAAGTATTAATAGTAAGAAAGCGGTAAGCGATGTAGCTTTTGAAAGCGGGTTTGAAACATTGGCCCATTTTAGCAGGGCATTTAAACAGCGCTTTGGCGTAACCCCGTCGTCGATGGCTCGTATACCGACGGGAGCAGAAGTAGCCCCGGAAGAGTAA